In a single window of the Paramisgurnus dabryanus chromosome 23, PD_genome_1.1, whole genome shotgun sequence genome:
- the LOC135781770 gene encoding uncharacterized protein, producing MKGPELDDSRSRFRFTQSCVGLMGCLCISYAIWAPQWLDNRGLWSSGNETSPDDSWTDEDIDKVLEAERVFAIVAFLMSVSSGVLCLMFALCWTNQTVRSYSNTRSLLIVGQALDPTTLLLFTLVPTGFFFFISWALFTHQHIGEIRDDITRLGPSFWLGVFGWALLLAVLPVIFLVEKVVVPDILPDLIKSADTWWKAPEVAYARSLSECYQHSHHKPHADFKRYKSVP from the exons ATGAAAGGACCAGAACTGGATGACTCCAGGAGTCGATTTCGATTTACACAATCATGTGTTGGTCTGATGGGTTGTTTGTGCATCAGCTATGCTATCTGGGCTCCACAGTGGCTGGACAACAGGGGTCTGTGGTCCTCGGGCAATGAGACGAGCCCTGATGATAGCTGGACGGATGAGGACATCGATAAAG TCCTTGAAGCTGAAAGGGTCTTTGCAATAGTCGCCTTCCTGATGTCTGTGAGTTCTGGAGTGCTGTGTCTCATGTTCGCCCTCTGCTGGACAAATCAGACTGTGCGTTCTTACTCTAACACACGCTCACTGCTGATAGTGGGCCAGGCACTTGACCCCACCACCCTGCTGCTCTTCACACTGGTACCAACAG GGTTCTTCTTTTTTATAAGCTGGGCTCTTTTTACCCATCAACATATTGGTGAAATCCGAGATGACATCACTCGACTCGGACCGTCCTTTTGGCTGGGAGTCTTTGGCTGGGCTTTGCTACTGGCTGTACTGCCGGTAATCTTCCTGGTGGAGAAAGTGGTGGTTCCGGACATTTTGCCAGACCTCATAAAGTCTGCCGATACATGGTGGAAAGCCCCGGAGGTCGCGTACGCAAGATCCTTAAGTGAATGTTACCAACATTCACATCACAAGCCTCATGCTGACTTTAAAAGGTACAAGTCAGTGCCCTAA